The Stigmatella aurantiaca DW4/3-1 genome contains the following window.
AACGGGGACCGGCGCTTGTCGGAGGAGGAGCGCGCGGCGCTCGTGGACACCTTCGAGGCACGCTGCACCCGGCTGCGCCAGCAGGCCCTCGCGGCCTTTGACGCGAATGGCGATGGCACGCTGGATGCGTCCGAGCGGGAGACCGCGCGCCAGGCGGCCCGTGCGCGGCTCGTGGCGAAGTACCAGGAGGTGCTGGCCGAGTACGACAACAACGGCAATGGCACGCTCGATACCGCCGAGCGGGCGCAACTGCGCGCGGATCTCCTCACGCGGGCCCGGGTCCGGCGCGCGGCGGTCTTCGCGCAGTACGATACGAACGACGATGGCATGCTGAGCGCCGAGGAGAAGCAGGCGCTCGCGGACGCCATCCGCCAGCGCATCGAGGAAGGCCGCTCGGCCAACTAATCCCCTCGGGGAAGAAGACCCCCTCGGTCCGTGGGCGTCATGGCTTTTGACTGAGCAGAGGGAGCCCTCCCAAGTGGGCTTCGATGCACCCGCGATAGGTGGAGCTGACTTGGCCGCGATGGTCCGCCCACGCGTCCATGCACTTCGTCACGAAGGTTTTCGCGAGACCCTCGAAGTCGACGTCGTGCCCTTGGGCCTTGAGGTATTTGTCCACGCGTCGAATGTGCCCCCAATCGATGCGCTCGGGCGAGCGTTCCTTCGCAAGAGGGAGTGCCAACTGATCGCCCGGAAGGTATTGGCGCACGCAGACGAAGTCGTAGGCAGGCGAGAGCCGGGCCCGGCGGCCGTCGGGGTAGACAAGGGACCAATTTTTCAGGTGCCCGTCCGTATTGCCTGACAGCAGCAGGAAGAGAACCCGGTGGAGGAACTCCTGGAGATCGCCAGGTCCACACAGGTCTCCGACGAGCCGTGCCAGCTGCTCCAAGCTCGCGCCTTGGTATTTCAAGTCCGGAGGCACTCCACGGATTTGCGCGAAGTCCTCTTGGTGAATGCGTGTCCCGTTGACGTGCCGATCATACCGCTCGATGGCGAAGACGTTCTCCCCCAGCGCGGCGAATCGCGGATCGAGTGACTCGATGGTGCTGGCCGGAACGAGCTGGTGCTGTGGCACGGACAACCCGCAGCGTGCGGCCCATTGCATGGTGAAGTGCTCGTTCTCCGGAAGCTCCGGGTAGACCGCCGAACCAAACTTGAGAATCCAGCGTCCACCTTGCCCACTGAATGGCAGGGTAAACCGGCTGTCTTCGGAGCGGACCGCTGAGAACTTCAGTTGCACCCCGGCGAGCGAGAAGCGGAGGTCCGGCGAGGACGAGGAGGACTCACGTGGTGGCTCATCGAAAGTCTTGGTCCCAGGAGGGGGAGCGGACGTGTTGCCAGAGCGTCGGACTCGCACGGCTCCTGGCAGATCCTCACCGAGGAACGCGAGCTTCGCGGTAGCATCCTCGGTTCCAAGCTGTGCTTGGATGATCTCATCCAGCGCTCCCTCCGGGAGGAGATTGGCGAAGAATGAGGGGAGCTGACCTGGATGAGCTGCCTGGCGGAAGAAGCGGTGGTGTCGGCGCTCTTCGAATTGTTGCCCAAGCACAGAGCGCTCGGAGTCCTCTGCATAGGCTTCGTCGAGCAAGAAGGATGCAATGGAGGTCGCCTCCTCACGCAAGATTTTGCCGACGAGACGGTTCTCCAGGAAGACGTCGAGCATCAGGCGCCTTCTTCCGCGAAATAGGCATCGAGGGGTTGCCGGTCTTGGTCGCGGGTGTGGAGCCCTGCTGCATCCGTTAGGAAACGGCGCAGGTGACTGAGGAGCTGTGCGGAGCGCAGCGAGATGAACGCTTGAGTATCTCCGGCGGCCCACGCCCGGAGGCTGGGCTCGTCCAATCCGTGTGATGCGAGGAGGGGCTCTGCCAGCCCCGTGAGCAAGAAGGGATCCAACGGGATGTCGGTGGGATGGAGGAGGATCGACGCGATCGTCCGGTCGCTTCCTGGGATGGGCTCTACCTCGAAGAAGCCGAGCTGATGATCGATGAGCGATGCCAGGGGAACATCCTGGCCAAGTGCCTCTCCGGCGAGCACTTTCGGCTCCAGTGAGGCGAGGCTGATGTATTCCGTGGAGCGCCGTGCGCTTCGGCCCCCGACGAGGGGTTGAAGGGCTGAAGGCAGATCTTCTTCTGTCACGGGACTCAGGAGCTTGAGGAGCCGCTGGACCGAGCCGTGCTCATCCTGATCAATCGCCCTCCACTTCGGGAGATCAATGTAATTGTCCGTACGGTGCTCTCTCGTCAGCGTGCCACGCCAGAACCAGCGCACCAGCAACTCCCGGTTACGGGGATGCGGAGAGGGGTGAATCGAAAGGAACCGCGCCAACGCGGGAATGACCCCTGCGTAAGGGAGCCAGGACACATGCGGTACACCGGCATCGCCAGAGAGAAATTCGACGGTCAATGCGAGGCTTTTTGAGGTTCGTTCCAGCAACTCTGCGACGGGCTTGCCGTTGACTTGGTCTTGAAGCGGCTTGCGGGGATCCCCGCCTGCGACGGCGATGGCCGCCTTCTCGATTTGGCTGCCATCCAGTTCCCCGAAGCCGAGCTGGACAAGTTCGTCCCTGACCCGGTCAATCGGTCCTTTCCCGCCCATGACGCTGGAATGCAGCGCTTGGAAGACTTCATGTTTTTCCAGCGCCCGGCCACGCTGGTTGACGCGCGCGAAGATCTCTTGGAGCAGCTGATCGTTCTGCCCATCGTACGGGATGAGGTAGGCGGGAACGGCGTATTCACGCAGGCGGCTGGCGATGGCGTCTGCACGATCGGAAAGCTCAGCGGAGATCGCCGTTTCGCGCAGCCACTTGTTCAGTACCGCCGAACTCGACAGCACATGGGTCGGCACCCAATAAGGGGGAGCGGACCGGCGGCGGGGGCCGGTGACGAACCGGTTGGCTTCCAGGTCGAAGAACAGCGGCCGGTAGGCGCCGGAGTGATCTTCGAGCAAGGCCATGGCCAGCGTCACCAGACGCTGTTGCCCGTCGACCACCCAGAGCGCGTCTGGAGTCTGGGGCACAGTCGCGGCGAATCCACCCAGCATGATGTGCGCCGCAGGCGCCTCCCCCCGTGCGAGGAGCAGGGTTCCAATGGGGAATCCCGATTGGAGGCTGTCGAAGAGGAGCCGGCGGTCCTCGTCATTCCAGCGGAAGCCGCGCTGAAAATGCGGGATGCGGACCCGGCCCTTGCGGATGGCGTCGAGCAGGGCCGAGACGCTGAAGGTCTTGGTCTCAAGCTCGGTCGGCACGAGGGTCGCTCCCGACGGCGTTTGGGGCATGCCCTCAGCTTACCGCACTCCTCCGCGGTCCCAGACTCCTTCCGGCTCTGGACAGGCTCCCTGCGTTCAAGGAAGGTGAGCTTCGGCCCTGGCTCGCGTTGGCGGGCGCGCACGGAGACATGCTTCCCGGTAACGACACGTGGCCTGAGTCCCTCCAGGCCCTCTATGAGCAGGTGGTGGCCGCTCCCCGCGAGGCCGTCCTGTCCGCGCGAACCCAGTGGGCGGAGCAGCTCGGCGCATGGGTTCAGCGGGCCTCCCTGGACGAGCGAGAAATGGCGCGGGTGGCCACCTGGGCCCGGTTGGAGGCGGGGCCTCGCTCCGCCGGGGAGCTGGTGTTCCTGCTGAGCCACTGCGGCGAGTTGCTGTGGCCCTACTCGGAGGCGCCGGACCAACTGCTTCAGCGGTTGCTCTCCCGGCAAGTCCAGCTCTTCCAGGGCCTGAAGACCGGGGACCCGGACGAGGGACTCGCCCCGCTCGCGCGTCAGGTCTCCGCGGAACTCTCCAAGGTCGTGCTGCGCTACCTCAAGCGCCACCCTGAGGCGCTGCTGTCCCTGGTGGGCGGAGTAGGCTGCACCTTCGACGGCAGGGTGCTCCGGTTTCAAGAAGCCGTGGAGGTGGATCTGAAGGTCTTCCTCGGCCCGGAGAAGCGGCTCACCGGCCGGCTCGACCAACTGAGGATGCTGCTGCCCCACCTGCGCGAGGGCCGGTACAAGCTGATGGCCTTCATCCGCGAGCGGGCCGCCAAGCTGCCCTGGCGCGAGTGCCGGGACATTCTGGAGGAGAAGCTCTTCCAGGTGGTGACCGCTCCGGACAGCCGGGGCGAGCTGCGAGGCTTCCTGGGTTGCTATGCGAAGGGCAAGGGCGAGGCCCGCTGGTGCACGAGGGCGAGCTTGCTGCTCTCCAGAAACCTCGAAGAGGGAGGACCGTTGGCTGTTGCCGAGAACCTCAGTGAGTTGCTGGCGTACTTCGAGGCACCCGTCCCGGGATTGCGAGGCGCCTTGCAGGCGCTGGTGGCGAGTCTTCCCGAGGACCTGGCGCTCGACCGGCACCGGCTGGTGGCGGACAAGTGCTGGGAGCACCTGAAGCCCCAAGAAGACCCAGGGTTGGCGCTCGTGCTGCTGTGGGTGGAGGAGCGCCTCTTCCGGCTCGCACTGCGCCGGGGGCTGGAGGATGTCTTCGAGCGGCGCAACCGGGCCCGCGAGCGGGTGGGGATCCTGCCCGTGGCGGAGGCTCTGAGCTGGCTTGCCGAGGAGTGCGCGGACCTGTGGCCCCGGTTCGAGACCGAGCGGCGGCCCGGAGCGGATGAGCTCGCCGCGTGGCGAAAGGAAGTCACCCGCCGGGTCGTGAAGAAACCCGTGCTCCGCAAGGCGGCCATGGAGTTCTTCCTGTGGTGCGCGCCGGACGCGGCCGCCTCCGAGGCGGAACTGGTGACGCTCTCACTGGTGAAGACCACCACGGATCGTCGGCTGCTGCGCCGCCTGGGGGAGCATCCCTCCACGCGGGTGCGGTTCCGCGTGCGTGCCATTCACGCGTGGCTCGAGGCCGGGGCCGAGCAGGGCACGGAGCCTCAGACCCCCGCGACCCTGACAGGGGCCTTGCGCCACCTGCGGGCCTCCGGGGCGATGACGCTTGGCGGGGGCCGGACGTGGCTGCGGGACCGGGATTTGGAAGAGCTGCTCCTGGGGGCGTTCAGCCGGGTAGAGCGGGACTTCTCCGCACGGTATCCGCAGCACTGCCGGGAGGACGAGGCCCAACTCGTCACACGGCTCCTGGAGGATTTGAGACACGAATTCGAGAGCATCCGCTCGGACCTGGGGCTGCTGCTCTCGCAGGGGCAGCCGGTTCCCCTGGAGCTGGACCTGCGATTTCGCCAGGGCCTTGCGTCAGGAGGTCCAAGGCCTTCGGGCGTGGAGCTGATGTTCGTGCTGAGCGTCGAGGTGGACGCCTTCCTGAAGACGCGGCGCGCGGTGTTGGTACGGGCGCGGAAGCTGGAGCCGTGGGGCGAGGGACAGTGGGCGCCCAACCTCCGGTTGGGAAGGGAGCAGGTGGACGGGCTGCTGGGGCTGAGCGAGTCAGCGTATTGCCTGTTCCTGGTGCCCCCGTCGTTGCGGGCCGAGTGCTGGATGGTGCCCGCGCGGCTGGTGCGCGGTTTGATGGAGGCCCAAGGCTCGCTCTCGTCGGTGTCTCGCGAGGGCGCGCAGCGGGTGGCGCGCTCGCTGGCACAGTGGATGACTTACGATTTGCTGGGCCTGTGGAGCGGGGACGATCGGCCCGCGGTCCTGGAGCGGGCAGGGGAGAACGCGGAAGGGGGCCCGGACTTCGTCGTGGAGATCTCCGTCCGCAAGGGCGGGAAGTGAAGGGGCGCCCAGTGCTCACGGCCACGGGAGATGGGCGAGAAAGCCATGGGAGGAGGATGCCTCTTCCCTGATTCCGCCAACCACAATGCCCCAGGGAGCAGAGGCCACGCTATACCCATAGTCCGCGCCGGGCCCCCCCAGGCGCCAACCGCGCTGGATCTCGCCGAAGTCATTGAAGATCAGCGCGACCACGTCGCTGGGGCCCTCGGCCTGGAGGGTTTTTCCCGCGTTTATCTCAAGGCTGGAGGTGAAGTGTCCCACCATGGCCAGGGCACCGCCGGACGTGAGCGCGATCGAATGCCCGGAGAGCAGTGTTGGGAAGCGGCGTTGCCAGAGTTCCTCGCCGCTTGCGGTGTAGCGTCCCACGAAGCCTTCGAAGCCTCCTGACAGGAAGCGGCTCTGCCCGGGTTGCTGGGGAACGTCGCGCTGGAAGAGGCCCGTCAGGTAGAGGCTGCCGTCCGCCGCAGGCACCACCGCCTTCGCCATGTCGTAATTCGGGCCACCCAGGGCCCGAGCCCAGAGCGTGCGACCATCGCCTGCAAAGGCAGCCAGGAATGCATCAGAATCCCCGGTGCTGCGCACAGGACCCGTGCCGAAGTCGATCGCTCCCACGGAGGGCTCCACGTCTGATGAGAAGTGGCCCGTGAGAAAGACCGTGCCTGTGGCGCCCACGGCCACGTTCCGTCCAATGTCATCTCCAGGCCCTCCAAAGACACGGGCCCACTGAGGAACTCCCTCCTGGCCGGAGAGCTTCACCAAGAAGGTGTCGCTTCCTCCGGCGCTGGACTGGCGCCCTTGGCCCAGGTCCACCTGGCCGTTGAAGAAGCCGGTGACAAACACGTCGCCCGCTCCATCCACGGCCACCGAGCGGCAGATGGCGTCACCGGTTCCGCCGAAACGGCGCACCCAGAGGGGATGTCCCGTGTCCCCTGCCAGCTTCGCGACGAAGCAGTCATAACCGCCGTCGTTGGGAAGGGGCGTCCCCTCGAAGAGGGCGCCCGCCGAGAAGCCACCCACCACGAAGATCGAGCCATCCGCCCTGGCCACGAGAGCATCGCCCAGGTCATCGCCTGGGCCGCCCCAGTGGCGCAGCCAGCGAAGCGCTCCCTCAGGGGTCAACCGGGCCACGAGCACATCTCTGTCGCCCGAGGACACCCGATGCTGTCCGCCCAAGACCAGTGAGCCCTCGAAGGTGCCGATGGCGAGGAGTTCCCGCTCCTGTGCGGACAAGGCGGAGAGCTGTGAACTCCCAGCGCCCAAGAAGTCCACCCTCAAGCCCTCTTCAGCCGGCTCTCCTCTGACCCGGGGCTGCACGGCTGTTGAGCAGCCGCAAAGCACTGCCAGGAGACTGCTCCAGAGCACTCGAGAGGAAACGCGACGCATTCCACCGATTTTAGGCAAGTGCGCGTCTTTCCACGGTTTTGGCAATAAAGCCTGTTCTGGCCGTTTTCCCTGGACGGGTCCGAAAGGTTCCTTCAGAATTCCATCCCAGCAGATAAGTGCAGTGTCCGTGTACTCGGCGGCCTGAGCGGCGCCTCTCCTGGGAGGAAACGGCATGAGGACTGCGCGTCGGCTGGGAAGGCTCGCCTCGGGGGTGGTGGTCTGTGGGTGGTTGGCGGGTTGTGGCGGGCAAGGTGAGGCCGGACCCGGGGAACTCTTCGTGGACACCCTGCTGGGGGCAGTCGCCTCATCGAAGGCGGCGGACCTGTGGGTGTCCTCGGTCAGTGGCCCCTCCAGCGCGCTGCCGGGCAGTGCCTTCTGGGCCACCGTCACCGCGTGCAACCAGGGGGTTCGCAGTGCCCGTGCCACCGTTCACCTGCTGCTCTCGGTGGACGTGAACCTCTCCGCCACGGACTTGCGCGTTGGCACCGCGGAGACAGGGCTGCTGCACCCGAACCAGTGCGCCACGCTGCACGTGCCCGTGTCCGGAGAGACGGTGGTTCCCGAGGGACGCTGGTATGTGGGGGCCTTCATCGATCCGGAGGATGCGGTCGAGGAACTGTCCGAGTCGAACAACGCGCGGGCCGGTCTGCCCATGACCTTCGGTGTGGGGCCGGACTTCCTCCTCGCCCAGGTGGAGGCACCGGACAGCCTCCTGCCCTCCGGAGCCTTCCTGACGGAGGTCACGGTGTGCAACACGGGCACCGTCAGCGCTCCGGCCCACATGGATGTCTCCCTTTTCCCGGAAGCCGCACCCTCCGAGTCCGGCCTCCGGGTGGGCAGTGCCTCGACGGCACCGTTGTCCGAGGGCCAGTGCGAGGTGCTGCGGATTCCCTCGGTGGCGGTGGCCCTGCCCGAAGGCACCTACTCCGTGACCGCGCGGGTGGAGCCCGCCCAGTCCGTGAACGAGCTGGAGGAGGGCAACAACCTCCTCTTCGGCAATCGCGTGACCGTGGGCACCCGCCCAGACTTCGTCATCTCCAGCGTGCGAGGCCCCGCCAGCCTCGAGGGCACCGCGAGCCTCACCGCCACCGTGTGCAACCACGGCACCACGAAGGGCTCGGCCCAGGTGGAGGCGTTCCTCTCCGAGGATGCGCGGCTCACCGCGCCGGACTTCCAGGTGGGAGAAGCTGTCCGCGTGGCCCTGGAGCCGGGCCAATGCGCCCCCGTGGAACTCCAAGGGCCGGTGAGCCTCCCCCCGGGGGCCTATTTCGTGGCCGCCTGGGTGGACCGCTCCGAAGCCGTGGCGGAACTCGTGGAGGCCAACAACACCCGGGTGGGCACCCACGTCACCGTGGGCGCCGGGCCGGACCTCGTGGTCACCTCCGTGAGTGCGCTCCGAAGCGGGGAGTCCCCCCTGTCCCTGAGGGCCACCGCCACGGTGTGCAACCAGGGTACGGCGCCCAGTCCCGTCACCACGTTGGCCTTCGCGCTGTCTCCCAGCGCGTCGCTCGCCGCCTCGGCCCCGCTGCTGGCCCGCGCCGAGGTGCCCGTGCTGGAAGCAGGGGTCTGTGCCTCCGTGTCCGGCGTGGGGCGGGCGAAGGTGGCGGATGGCACGTGGTACATCGGCGCGTGGGCGGACCGTCTGAATGCGGTGCGCGAGCTGCTGGAAACCAACAACACGCGGACCGGCCACCGGGTGGGCCTGGGCGCTGGACCGGACCTGGTCCTCACCTCGGTCGAGGGCCCCTCGGACGCACTGGCCGACAGCCCCCTTCGAGGACGCGTGACGGTGTGCAACCAGGGCACCCAGCCCACCCGGCGCCCCACCCGGGTGGCCCTCTACGTGTCGTCCGATCCCTTCATTCAGGCCTCGGACCGGCTCGCGGGCGAGGCGGAGGTGCCCCTGCTGTCTTCGGGGCAGTGCGTCACGGTGGCCCCTCCCAGTGCCAAGGGGCTTCCCGAAGGGAGCTGGTACCTGGGGGCGTTGGTGGATCGCGGCCAGGACGAAGAGGAGCTCATCGAGGACAACAATGCCC
Protein-coding sequences here:
- a CDS encoding type II toxin-antitoxin system HipA family toxin is translated as MLDVFLENRLVGKILREEATSIASFLLDEAYAEDSERSVLGQQFEERRHHRFFRQAAHPGQLPSFFANLLPEGALDEIIQAQLGTEDATAKLAFLGEDLPGAVRVRRSGNTSAPPPGTKTFDEPPRESSSSSPDLRFSLAGVQLKFSAVRSEDSRFTLPFSGQGGRWILKFGSAVYPELPENEHFTMQWAARCGLSVPQHQLVPASTIESLDPRFAALGENVFAIERYDRHVNGTRIHQEDFAQIRGVPPDLKYQGASLEQLARLVGDLCGPGDLQEFLHRVLFLLLSGNTDGHLKNWSLVYPDGRRARLSPAYDFVCVRQYLPGDQLALPLAKERSPERIDWGHIRRVDKYLKAQGHDVDFEGLAKTFVTKCMDAWADHRGQVSSTYRGCIEAHLGGLPLLSQKP
- a CDS encoding calcium-binding protein; translated protein: MGSVGCGDDASSSEEELAVGEATAALTSSEEDGDAGAEDSVGYATDAELTAAAEEEAEGIQPVPEDAGSVCDFEAKKQQVRDEYDADGDGSLSRSELAALRKDLDFTPLRPRFARFAWRLRTSAFLRIRWVFDENGDRRLSEEERAALVDTFEARCTRLRQQALAAFDANGDGTLDASERETARQAARARLVAKYQEVLAEYDNNGNGTLDTAERAQLRADLLTRARVRRAAVFAQYDTNDDGMLSAEEKQALADAIRQRIEEGRSAN
- a CDS encoding SBBP repeat-containing protein, translating into MDFLGAGSSQLSALSAQERELLAIGTFEGSLVLGGQHRVSSGDRDVLVARLTPEGALRWLRHWGGPGDDLGDALVARADGSIFVVGGFSAGALFEGTPLPNDGGYDCFVAKLAGDTGHPLWVRRFGGTGDAICRSVAVDGAGDVFVTGFFNGQVDLGQGRQSSAGGSDTFLVKLSGQEGVPQWARVFGGPGDDIGRNVAVGATGTVFLTGHFSSDVEPSVGAIDFGTGPVRSTGDSDAFLAAFAGDGRTLWARALGGPNYDMAKAVVPAADGSLYLTGLFQRDVPQQPGQSRFLSGGFEGFVGRYTASGEELWQRRFPTLLSGHSIALTSGGALAMVGHFTSSLEINAGKTLQAEGPSDVVALIFNDFGEIQRGWRLGGPGADYGYSVASAPWGIVVGGIREEASSSHGFLAHLPWP
- a CDS encoding DUF262 domain-containing protein — its product is MPTELETKTFSVSALLDAIRKGRVRIPHFQRGFRWNDEDRRLLFDSLQSGFPIGTLLLARGEAPAAHIMLGGFAATVPQTPDALWVVDGQQRLVTLAMALLEDHSGAYRPLFFDLEANRFVTGPRRRSAPPYWVPTHVLSSSAVLNKWLRETAISAELSDRADAIASRLREYAVPAYLIPYDGQNDQLLQEIFARVNQRGRALEKHEVFQALHSSVMGGKGPIDRVRDELVQLGFGELDGSQIEKAAIAVAGGDPRKPLQDQVNGKPVAELLERTSKSLALTVEFLSGDAGVPHVSWLPYAGVIPALARFLSIHPSPHPRNRELLVRWFWRGTLTREHRTDNYIDLPKWRAIDQDEHGSVQRLLKLLSPVTEEDLPSALQPLVGGRSARRSTEYISLASLEPKVLAGEALGQDVPLASLIDHQLGFFEVEPIPGSDRTIASILLHPTDIPLDPFLLTGLAEPLLASHGLDEPSLRAWAAGDTQAFISLRSAQLLSHLRRFLTDAAGLHTRDQDRQPLDAYFAEEGA
- a CDS encoding CARDB domain-containing protein; translated protein: MRTARRLGRLASGVVVCGWLAGCGGQGEAGPGELFVDTLLGAVASSKAADLWVSSVSGPSSALPGSAFWATVTACNQGVRSARATVHLLLSVDVNLSATDLRVGTAETGLLHPNQCATLHVPVSGETVVPEGRWYVGAFIDPEDAVEELSESNNARAGLPMTFGVGPDFLLAQVEAPDSLLPSGAFLTEVTVCNTGTVSAPAHMDVSLFPEAAPSESGLRVGSASTAPLSEGQCEVLRIPSVAVALPEGTYSVTARVEPAQSVNELEEGNNLLFGNRVTVGTRPDFVISSVRGPASLEGTASLTATVCNHGTTKGSAQVEAFLSEDARLTAPDFQVGEAVRVALEPGQCAPVELQGPVSLPPGAYFVAAWVDRSEAVAELVEANNTRVGTHVTVGAGPDLVVTSVSALRSGESPLSLRATATVCNQGTAPSPVTTLAFALSPSASLAASAPLLARAEVPVLEAGVCASVSGVGRAKVADGTWYIGAWADRLNAVRELLETNNTRTGHRVGLGAGPDLVLTSVEGPSDALADSPLRGRVTVCNQGTQPTRRPTRVALYVSSDPFIQASDRLAGEAEVPLLSSGQCVTVAPPSAKGLPEGSWYLGALVDRGQDEEELIEDNNALTGRPLTVGAPERWVVSARM